DNA sequence from the Paenibacillus physcomitrellae genome:
GCCACAGCTTCGCTGGAGGAGAGTCCTGCCCATGTATGATAAAATCTTCCCGCCCAAGAAAATTGTTCTTCCCGACGGTAAGGTTGTTTTGGAGAAAAGAACGCGGTTACCGCTGATTTTGCTCATTTTAATCGTTGCCACTTATTATTCGGTGGAGCTCACTGATTTCAGCTTAAAGATTCTGTTCACTCGGATTGGTAATTTCTTCACCATTATCGGAAGCATGATTCCACCGGAATGGAGTTACTTTGACGACTTGCTAAGTGCGTTGTTTGCCACGCTGCAAATGTCTTTGCTGGGCTCGGTTATCGGGGCTGTGCTGGCCCTGCCTTTTGCGGTAGCGGCTTCGGCCAACATCATCCGTAATCGGGTAGTCGTTGCTGTATTCAAAGTTATCCTGAGCTTGCTAAGAACGCTTCCTACACTGGTAACGGCTCTGATCGCTACCTTTGTGTTTGGTCTTGGGCCAACAGCGGGGGTTGTAGCCATCCTGCTGTTCACGCTTTCCTATGTAGGGAAATTATTATATGAACAGATTGAGAACGTTGATATGGGTGCCTTTGAAGCTATGGAGTCGATCGGTATGTCCCGAATCGAAGCTTTCCGTTCTGCCATCATTCCTCAGGTCCTTCCGGGTTATCTGTCTACCTCGCTGTTCTGTTTTGAAGGCAACGTTCGTTATGCGGCGATTCTTGGTTATGTCGGCGCCGGCGGCGTAGGCCTTCTGATCAATGAGAACCTTGGCTGGCGCGATTATCCGAGCGTAGGGATGATTATCCTGGCGCTTGTCGTAACGGTGTATATCATTGAAACTGTCAGCGAGTATTTTAGAAAAAAGTTAATTTGAGGGAGAAGTTGTGTTATGACGACTGTAGAGAAGCAGCTTCTTGCTTCGCCAAAAAGAACCTGGTATTACCTTACGATCGCGGTTATCCTTATTTTGTTGATCGGCTGGTCTGCCATGGCCGTAACGTTCAAGGACGTGAACCAAAGCGGTCTCAAAATTGCAGGGAATATTATAAGAGGGATTATCCATCCGGATTGGCATCTGCTGTTTAACGGAACCAAGCAGAGTGTTCCATTTCTGCTGCTGCAAACAGTAGCTATCGCATTTTTGGGGACGATTGTTGGTGCGATTGTGTCTATTCCGCTGGCTTTCCTAGCTGCTTCCAATATCGTACCTAAACCGATTTCCTGGCTTACCCGTTTGCTGCTGATCATTATCCGCACGATTC
Encoded proteins:
- the phnE gene encoding phosphonate ABC transporter, permease protein PhnE, translated to MYDKIFPPKKIVLPDGKVVLEKRTRLPLILLILIVATYYSVELTDFSLKILFTRIGNFFTIIGSMIPPEWSYFDDLLSALFATLQMSLLGSVIGAVLALPFAVAASANIIRNRVVVAVFKVILSLLRTLPTLVTALIATFVFGLGPTAGVVAILLFTLSYVGKLLYEQIENVDMGAFEAMESIGMSRIEAFRSAIIPQVLPGYLSTSLFCFEGNVRYAAILGYVGAGGVGLLINENLGWRDYPSVGMIILALVVTVYIIETVSEYFRKKLI